The following is a genomic window from Vitis vinifera cultivar Pinot Noir 40024 chromosome 6, ASM3070453v1.
CTATTTTTTGCAGAAGTGgaagaaaaatttgaaatgaagaagtatgGCTTGCAACTTAGGGTTCCCCCCTCACAGCAGAAGAAGCAGCCAACAAGACCTCCACTTCCACCTCCTCTTGGGTTCTGTGATGAGAATGAGGATGATATTGAGAGAGAGATTTCTCGCCAAGCCAGCAAAAACAAGACTCTCAAGGATGTAGTGATCTGTTTAGCAATTTTTTAATTCCTGCTTTCACCTCGTTAATGTTTctactatttatttttagatttccACACTTTGTTTTGTAGATAGAGGAACAGCATAAGAAAGCCTTGGAAGAGGATCCCACAGCATTTGATTATGATGATGTTTATGAAGAAATGAAGGAGAAAACAATTCGTCCTCTAGCACAGGATCGCCAAGAGAGAAAGGTACCTTGATGTTTGTGGTTCTTACATATACCTCTGAAAAGCATAACTAAATGACTACTATGAATGCATGGAAAAATATTTGGATTATTGCTTAAATGTTCTATCTCCAAATCCAAATTGATATAACAAATGGGAGGAGGTGGGGGGAAATactttttgtgtgtgtgtgagagagagagggcTACTTTGTGGTCTAGCTCCTATTTATTATCAACAATATATTCTTAAGGCATATGAAAACTTAAGTTGGTAGTTCATGTTTCCTATTTTATCCCACTACTTCTAGTATAATGTCTCTATTGTCATCTTCCAAACCCAGACCCCTTTTGTTTGTCATAGTTATGGATCTGAGAACCCTGTTTTGTTGCGAGAATGAGTGCATAGAGCAATCTCACTTTCATTTAATGTGCAGAAATCAGAGCATCATGAAGGTGAAATAAGTTGAGTTTATTCTGACTCTCCTCCCTCACCTTCTTTTGACATTGTCTGAATTTTCAGAAATCCCAAAGATGAGAGGCatctattattaatttattctttgtttgagatgaattaataaatagataacaaTTCTGTTTGAAGTTTGAAAATTGATGCATTGAGTTCTGAAACTGTCTGAGaagttgaaaatatgaaattgtaGTAATAGGAAGTATGAATAGGTAATAGGAGCCTATGGCAAGCATCGCTTTATCATCAAGAGACAAGCTTCTCCTGCAGCACATCACACATGTCAACTTTTGTTTCTGTTCACCACCACCAGCATTCACCTTTTCCTGTTGCATCTGCTTCTGTGATAGCTAGGTCATTATCTTGTTTCTCTTGTTTCAATAGCTTAAGTTGTTTTCAGAATTGATCagatttcttgtttttcttgacAGCATTCTATCTACTTGCCTATGAGAATTCCTTTTTAATATGAACTAGCCAGAATCCCTCCTATCTGCTTTTGGACGTAAACTGGTGAACCTCTCCTATCTGTTTGTTTACCATAATGTTCTTTGTAAGAACATGGAACTGATGGAAATTCAAAATGGCTATACTAGGGAGTATATGCTTGTTGAGCTGACACTGAAGTAGAGTATGCATATATGGGCTTGTTAAAGTGTAGAAAGCACAAAACACCTAGTTTTTCCCATcagaatattttctttataagcCTTCTCAAGAATCAGTTTTCAATGTACTTCCTACAAAGGACCTATGATATAATTTTAGTCTTAACATGTTGCAAGTTTCTTCTTTAAACTTATTATGAATATGTGTTAAATTTGTAATTCAAATGCAAGAACCTTGATGCCCCCTGAGGTGTAGCCCAGCAGTAGTGCCTTCTAGTTCATGTTCAAGCTTCCTTGGCATTTAAGTGGTGTAGGCTAGAGGGTAGTACCATATCACCTAGTGTTTGCTTTGCTGCAGCTGGAATAAAGGCTTCGCTGTCAGGGTAAAATTCCCATTAtcatgggaaagaaaaaaaggaaaaaaaatgctataaCTTTGACAATGTGGTCTATAAGTTGTTCTTATGAAACTTAAGCTTTATCATTAGGTGAGCCCCTGATTGGGACAGATCTGGTGGAGATTTTGCTCCAACATCCTAAGTGGGTCTATACTTGTGGGACATAATGAGAACATAAGTCAACAATATATATCAAGCTAATATGCTCTTATTTGTGGCTCCAATTCAACATGGGGAGGTAGACAAACATATGTATCAAAATTGATAAACAATAAAAAGGGGAGCAAATAAACAGAGGCTTAAACCCAAACCTCTATGAATCACAGCTCTGGCTTGTTTATATATGTTTCCTAACAGCTTAACCTTTTTCGCTAAGTGGTAGGTTAACCTCTGTAGTTCATAAAGCAACTGACTTCAAGCATAAATCTTGGTCGAAGCAAGTTTGAAGCATGTGCTGCTTCCTCTGTTTAAGTTCAGAACTTCAGTTGAAACCTAAGTTCTTCAATCCGGAAATGAGACTCTCACCTATGAGATTGATATAATCCAACCAGAACTGAGAGTGCTACTAATGAATTAATGctcatggtttttattttatttttattttttatttcatttgttttgttgtttttcctttttgaaagaaaattaagttgTAAAGGTTTGTTCCTGTTCAATTTGTTCGAGATTCTTGTATGGTTCTGAtcagtttcttcattttccatTGCAGCCCAAATATATCCAAAAGCTGATTGAAAAGGCAAAACAAAGAGAGCGAGAACATGAGATTATATATGAGAAAAAGCTTGTTAAAGAGAGAAGCAAAGATGATGCCCTATATGCAgacaaagacaaatttatcacaggtgcttacaaaaagaaacttGCAGAGCAGGCAAAGTGGTTGGAGGAAGAGCGGTTGCGTGAACTTCGAGAAGAGAAAGACGATGTATGTTTTACTTTCCTTCATCTGCACTGCACTTACTATATTTGtgattaatattccttattagTTATTATCAATTACCCTTGCTAATGATGTGAAATGAATGTTAGTATGTTACATTGGGCTTAAAATTTTGTCTAGAGTGAGGCAAAATTATTGCACTGCTTCAGTCAAAACTAACCAATTTTAATTATGCAAAAGTAATGTTGCACATGTAGTTGGCTTGAACTTACAAATTAAGACAAGGCTTATGAAATAAGTCCTATAAATTTAAACCTGGAGGTTAACTTGTCTGTAGTTCCAACTTCCAAGGGGTTGGGGAGCGAATGTGGAGGTTTCATGATTGATTTCATGTAacagcaaaaaggaaaaagaaaacattactcatcagaaaagaaaacaattaagaGATTTTTGTTATGATGATGCAATTTATTATGGCTTTCTACTTTACACTACTATCCATATACTCAAAAACTtgtgtgtttgacagtgattataACAagtatttttagcatttttaatacttgaaggatgaaaatttccaaGTGTTACAAAGGTTAGAAAtacttcctagaatcactaccaaacgcacTCTTATTTTGCTTGCTGCATCAATGCTATTTGATGGTTCACTTTTTTACCCTTTGTTGCATCACTCCTAGATTCTTTTTTCCATGATGATCTCATTTAACATGTTGATACACTGCCTCTGCTAAATGTCCAAAGTACAAGCTAAACTTTGGAATCTTGGTCCCGGAATTTGCCTTTGGGAGTTGTAGCACACGAATAGTAAGCAAATAGTCAAAAAACAAGGAACAGCATATTCTAATATAATTTCTGATATAACATGCTAAATGAAACTCATTCAAGAAGATCAATGTTTATACTGGCTTCTCTGCCATTAATTTCATCAGAACTTGTTATGTTTTGTAGTTCTTTTTTGTATTAAGccctttttaattatattaatgtatGTTTACTTTCTTATTTAAAAGGTTACAAAGAAGAGTGATTTGAGTGATTTCTACTACAATCTTTCAAAAAATGTTGCTTTTGGAGGGATAGAGGCTAAGTTGAGGAAGCGGGAAGAAAAAGTGGATGCTGATACATCAGAAAAAGGCTCCTCATCCACAAATACACATACAGATTCTTCTGTGATAAATGAAGGGCATGAAGGGCATGAAGGGCATGAAGGCAAGACTTCTACTCCTTCAAAGGAAAGCTCCCAGTCCTTGGATATAAAGCCAGTTTCTGATGCTTCTGCACAAGAAAAAGCTTTAGCTGAAGAGACACTAGCTCAGCAACCAAAAAGTGATCATCATAAAAGAAGCGAAGATGCAGTGGCTGCAGCTAAGGAACGTTTTTTGGCACGGAAGAGGGCAAAACAACAGTAGATAGAGGTGCCTGTTTTATTTATGTCCAAATATGTTGTAGTTAATTCGTGAGGATGCTCTCTGTAGAGGATGGGTATGGAAGATAAGAGTTAAAATGTTCAAATCTCCCGGCCTCTCCCCAGGAGAAAGGAACCAGGTTGAGAGATACAAGATTCACAGTTGAAGTGAGATGGATGAGCAATATAGTCGTTGATACAAACAAATTGAGTATGGACAACTTACGTCGTGAAACGTGGTTTTAGGAATGACTTGGACTCTAAATTTAACcatttttctttcacatttgtCTTTACTGCATgtgtaaattttctttttcattgtccCTAATTGATGTTGCTATTTACCGTATTTTCTTACATTGAACATGAATTGAGTAGCAGCATTCTGGACCATGAAGGTAAAAAGCTCCCATGCCTGCAAACTCCAAAAAGAAACTTGTCCTCCAAATTCTGAAGGGTCTGTTATCTGCTTCAATCCAGGCACAGAGGAGGCTCCAAATAGAGGAAAATGATTGAACGTGTGTAGTGAGATTTAGGTCATCAATCGAAGATACAAGTAAATAAGATCAAAGATAAATAAGATATGattctaataataaaatttaaaaatatataaataacacCGAATGATTAGTGAACCTTTCTCAATACTTCTTTCGTATACTGTAGGAAGGCCCAAATCCAAATGTATTAAAATGGTGGTGACAGTTAGCATTTAAATACTGACCAGAGCCTTCACAGCAGGACGCGGAAGCGACCATTCATGTGCTGCTATGACTAAACTCAACCATCAAAGCCCTTTCCAGCCCTTTCCAGCGCTCCCGACAGCCACCccaatattatatattatctcATATACATTAAATatttgtagaattttttttctctcaaccaATTAATTGCAAATATTCATTAAACAAGTACCGAGCAAAACCAATAAAttaacttttcatttttctcttcccCTGACtccaaatttaagaaaaaaaaaattgcaaagaatATCAAtcataatgttttattttattttacttttcatgGGTTTGTctcattttatataatttttaaaatattatttaaaaaagaaatgaatcgAAAGGTCATGAAGTCAGCCTCCCGTTGTGGCTGGACCACAAAAGCGGAAGAGACACATGCAGATGTAGGAAGCAAAGAAGAAGCTTACAATGAAATTACTATTTTAGGCTCCTCCGCTCCTCATGAATGAAGTTGACACTTGACACTCGATTCACATGAGGTGTTTGTAACATATTTCACTTTTCATGTCCTAATTTCTTTACTTTTCATGTCCAatctatatttctttttcacattttcGATTTATTAATCTCTctaccttctctctctctctgcattCACTTGATAAAAAGCTAATTAAATTGCAAATTTCTATTCCACAATGCTTCCAACAAGTTTAATCTTTATATGTATAAATCGAACCAAATCCTAAAGAGTTTGTTCGAGAGTGAgtgcttatatttttttatgtacttTTATTGGAGAACCAAGTTGTATTTGGATACAAATAAGAAATGTGTCTTCTAATAATAACATtgagataaattatttttgaaaaaaacactTATCAAgtgtaaattttgaaatttcttaaaggttatatttggtttttaaaaaaagtttgagagaaaatgtgaagaaaaaaaaatagagactaaaagtaagagaaagaaaaaattgaagaaaaataaaaactaggtttaaactcaataaatcatttttatctaatttttcaAACTCGTTTAACTTATTtgtctttattatataaatatta
Proteins encoded in this region:
- the LOC100241506 gene encoding uncharacterized protein LOC100241506, coding for MKKYGLQLRVPPSQQKKQPTRPPLPPPLGFCDENEDDIEREISRQASKNKTLKDIEEQHKKALEEDPTAFDYDDVYEEMKEKTIRPLAQDRQERKPKYIQKLIEKAKQREREHEIIYEKKLVKERSKDDALYADKDKFITGAYKKKLAEQAKWLEEERLRELREEKDDVTKKSDLSDFYYNLSKNVAFGGIEAKLRKREEKVDADTSEKGSSSTNTHTDSSVINEGHEGHEGHEGKTSTPSKESSQSLDIKPVSDASAQEKALAEETLAQQPKSDHHKRSEDAVAAAKERFLARKRAKQQ